From Salvelinus namaycush isolate Seneca chromosome 2, SaNama_1.0, whole genome shotgun sequence, one genomic window encodes:
- the LOC120022717 gene encoding envoplakin-like has product MFKKKESTTLKGSSKTSTYTANDLALVIARMQKNSDQVEKDVLRAEELLAVDEENDKKNRPLQHQKVVASNLSEAEGLLNDLFLDVDKAKKYKHPQGSEIESDVRHLHDRWLKDCAFYRAIYEPVNDVELKPRIDWASVLNQKQREVNTEEYGPTMADLKKQIAAHNILHKEIEAYSSQLSPSSTSTKEEYAVIKKQYNNLSDNSKWRHHYLSSLYDYMQSCNKELTYLGDEQTKILKQDWSDHMLDPPDVRRQYENFKNNSLLSHESEVNKLQDDGDRLIELKHPAGTTIQAQRDSLRNEWQKFLNLCICQETHLDYIEDFKKYQLDVETLSESLSELNSSLKKVEGSTGKSGSAMTLQLEAEESTVQRNEQLLADLRKRSTTIVPLKLRRCPPTRSTTVDALCDWKTEKAELTRGDKFTLKSNSDVENWNVLTSSGATKTFPGVCFLIPPHDPEAIATVDIHGDVLDDIKKRRAVYLGTMKDKIRCVEEKPVYTAPPSNPKAKAVAGQLDKLDEDLVKAKQGMLSRLRAPLDRSDPTTDLANRLKEQEKAAEALAAMEQPKLEKDVSKGLAAKLQAAKEKQDGIAALADLFNKKANASLNLEKQIKKVDGIVSGFEEKLNKDGPIPDVPNAIQARTQEIQSLRKDVAGSQDELKKLGQDLETSEQLCSSLQQGYQEYCPDIHRQGTQVKQLQNRYSNVNNQLKEREGLLQEAAGKNQEFQNTSKSLNSFLKNLPDNKISPSDDLSQVNSKQTSQKRVVDDIKRKGDDLDRVLDLSQDLQNILNEYEVNTDKYSSTLDNVGAKDSKKGHTSTLADTVQNQEKAVVNHYAKTSAENDQLLNQMGFAKNLIAQKHEKQSIEPTIKSTMNIKSLQQELSAESDRRSRAETDVETFKTRMLSLKSRKGMHRVEEKEVLEYYRDPKLETDLKDLEDQIHKEALKRSRTQGEVEGVKIKIATFGDDLKCIKPKLVTREVTEFERDPQLDVEASKLKDEIGKIKNEVRVKEGEVIQQKTEVTILNATRPNIREKVMKKEVIRLEKDPEMLKAVKTFEKEITDEGNKSKTLNDEIFQTRSQINALERIIPTIQPKVITREVKKVEQDPELINESKRIRSGLEGEKIETDSLVKEVSQLKIRYSEVGQWKPKVELKEIVNEIYRIDPQTESEIMRLKKDVQDFNKQRSDLQDQITLVMVDLEALRSKKPKVELKEVIQDVVKEERSPENEREIQRLNDQVNHLHRTYNNVEDQINLLRKERDEWKAEKSKVETKLMTKDIFKYEDDPLLEKEADRLRKEVREEQQRRRTTEEMVFDLQNKYIQLERQKPEETVVVQEVVRLQKDPKQIVEHDKLGRNLDEEVKSRRQLELEMQKLKTLVEEKEIILKQSDEHQMKIKVESELKQIKLRIKELENAPPPVEENIIVEEVLKVERDPRLERMTNGLRSDMDKETNDVLNIQRNIRNTNVKLEILQREKAVEKTVYKEVIRVEKDQTVEAERYRLKGLVSQEKHARQDLEDKIKQLSDKLNRLNGTQSSREETSLILARDASQREKDNLTRELKKLESERQDISLSFQQQTKLMSERSQINRQKSVKMESDMQRLEREILDEKDTIHQKDNTIRELQREKKKEDHTETKETNVSTKITILDPDTAKELSPYEAYLQGLIDRTQYMHLQELECDWEEITSMGPNGETSVLQDRKSGKQYSIKNALRDGKLTQYDLQKYKDGKMPISEFALLVAGEKEKQPKFNSITSKSASSLKSSPTSSVPVPASKERYPIAGVIDTNTDTCFSIRSAVARKLIESGTAQKLLEAQAATGGIVDINNKERYSIHKAAERDLIDSSQLQSLLNAQKAYTGVEDPTTRERLSVGEAVLKGWMPKETALRYMEVQHLTGGLVNPNNTERVGIREAIGAKMIDSTMMRELQDEYNYAKEIVDPTTKDKINYKQAMALCKTDPQSGLLMLPASSKVSGSSYIPTYNSHRFSPR; this is encoded by the exons TTACACAGCCAACGACTTGGCCTTGGTGATTGCACGCATGCAAAAGAATTCCGACCAGGTGGAGAAAGATGTCCTCCGGGCCGAAGAGCTACTTGCTGTG GATGAAGAGAATGATAAGAAAAACCGGCCCCTACAGCACCAGAAAGTGGTGGCAAGCAACCTGTCTGAGGCTGAGGGCCTGCTGAATGACCTCTTCCTGGATGTGGACAAGGCCAAGAAGTACAAACACCCCCAAGGCAGCGAGATAGAGAGCGA TGTCCGTCATCTTCATGACCGCTGGCTGAAAGACTGTGCCTTCTATCGTGCCATCTATGAGCCTGTCAACGATGTGGAGCTGAAGCCCAGAATCGACTGGGCTTCAGTGCTCAATCAGAAACAG AGGGAGGTGAACACAGAAGAGTACGGGCCCACCATGGCTGACCTGAAGAAGCAGATCGCTGCCCACAACATACTGCACAAGGAGATCGAGGCCTACAGCTCTCAGCTCAGCCCCAGCTCCACCAGCACCAAG GAGGAGTATGCTGTCATCAAGAAACAATACAACAACCTTTCG GACAATTCAAAATGGCGGCACCACTACCTAAGCAGTCTGTATGACTACATGCAGAGCTGTAACAAGGAGCTGACTTATCTAGGAGACGAACAGACAAAAATCCTGAAACAGGACTGGAGCGACCACATGTTGGACCCTCCGGACGTCCGTAGACAGTATGAG AACTTCAAGAACAACAGTTTGCTGTCCCATGAAAGCGAAGTGAACAAACTCCAGGATGACGGTGATCGACTCATTGAGCTGAAGCACCCGGCCGGCACCACAATACAG GCTCAGAGAGATTCTTTGCGGAATGAGTGGCAGAAGTTCCTCAACCTGTGCATCTGCCAAGAGACCCATCTGGATTACATAGAGGATTTCAAGAAG TACCAACTAGATGTGGAGACACTATCGGAGTCTCTGAGTGAACTCAACTCTAGCCTGAAGAAAGTGGAAGGCTCAACTGGGAAGAGTGGCTCAGCGATGACTCTTCAACTGGAG gcggAGGAGAGCACGGTGCAACGTAACGAGCAGCTCCTGGCTGACCTGAGGAAGAGGAGCACCACCATCGTCCCCCTCAAGCTGCGCCGCTGCCCGCCCACCAGGTCCACCACCGTGGATGCCCTCTGTGACTGGAAGACTGAGAAG GCTGAACTCACTCGAGGGGACAAGTTCACCCTCAAGTCGAATTCAGACGTTGAGAACTGGAACGTATTGACCAGCAGTGGGGCAACCAAAACCTTTCCAGGGGTCTGCTTCCTGATCCCACCCCATGACCCAGAGGCCATTGCCACCGTAGACAT ACATGGTGATGTGCTTGACGACATCAAGAAGAGGAGGGCTGTTTATTTAGGCACAATGAAAGACAAGATCCGTTGTGTCGAAGAGAAACCCGTATACACAG CTCCACCGTCCAACCCCAAAGCTAAAGCCGTGGCCGGTCAGCTGGATAAGCTGGATGAGGACCTGGTCAAAGCCAAGCAAGGCATGTTGAGCCGTCTGAGGGCCCCGCTGGACCGCAGTGACCCCACCACCGACCTGGCCAACAGGCTGAAGGAGCAAGAG AAAGCAGCAGAGGCTCTAGCAGCAATGGAGCAGCCGAAGTTGGAGAAGGACGTCTCCAAAGGCCTTGCAGCCAAACTTCAAGCTGCCAAGGAAAAGCAAGATGGCATCGCAGCCCTGGCCGACCTATTTAACAAGAA GGCTAATGCATCTCTGAACCTGGAGAAGCAGATCAAGAAAGTGGATGGCATCGTCTCTGGCTTTGAGGAAAAGCTGAATAAGGATGGCCCTATCCCAGATGTCCCCAATGCTATTCAGGCCCGTACCCAGGAGATCCAG AGTCTGCGTAAGGATGTGGCGGGCTCTCAGGATGAACTGAAGAAGCTGGGCCAGGACCTGGAGACCAGTGAGCAGCTGTGTAGTTCCCTGCAGCAGGGCTACCAGGAGTACTGCCCAGACATCCATCGCCAGGGGACCCAGGTCAAACAACTACAGAACCGCTACTCTAACGTCAACAACCAACTGAAGGAGAG AGAGGGCCTCTTGCAAGAGGCTGCAGGCAAGAACCAGGAATTCCAGAACACAAGCAAATCTCTGAACTCCTTCCTGAAAAATCTGCCTGACAACAAGATCAGCCCCAGCGATGACCTATCACAGGTCAACTCCAAGCAGACCTCCCAGAAG AGGGTGGTGGATGACATCAAGAGGAAGGGAGACGACCTAGACAGAGTGCTTGACCTTTCCCAAGATTTGCAGAATATCCTCAAT GAATATGAGGTCAACACTGATAAATACAGCAGCACCCTCGATAATGTGGGAGCCAAAGATTCCAAAAAAGGTCACACCTCCACCCTTGCCGATACTGTGCAGAACCAG GAAAAGGCTGTGGTGAACCACTATGCTAAAACGTCAGCTGAGAATGACCAGCTGCTCAATCAGATGGGCTTTGCTAAGAACCTCATCGCTCAG AAACATGAGAAACAATCCATAGAACCAACCATAAAATCAACCATGAACATAAAGAGCCTGCAGCAAGAGTTGAGTGCGGAGAGCGATAGACGCAGCCGTGCTGAGACTGACGTGGAAACATTCAAGACCAGGATGTTGTCTCTGAAGAGCCGTAAAGGGATGCATCGAgttgaggagaaggaggtactcGAGTACTACCGCGACCCTAAACTGGAAACCGACCTAAAAGATCTGGAGGACCAAATCCACAAAGAGGCCTTGAAGCGCAGCCGTACCCAGGGTGAGGTCGAGGGTGTGAAAATCAAAATCGCTACTTTTGGGGACGACCTCAAGTGCATCAAGCCCAAACTGGTGACCAGAGAGGTGACTGAGTTTGAGAGAGATCCTCAGTTGGATGTAGAAGCCTCCAAGTTAAAAGATGAGATCGGCAAGATAAAGAATGAGGTTCGAGTAAAAGAGGGAGAAGTCATTCAACAGAAGACAGAGGTCACCATCCTGAATGCTACAAGACCCAACATCAGGGAGAAGGTTATGAAAAAGGAGGTGATTCGATTGGAGAAGGATCCAGAGATGCTCAAGGCTGTTAAAACTTTTGAGAAGGAAATCACAGATGAAGGCAACAAGAGCAAGACTCTGAATGACGAGATCTTCCAAACGAGGAGCCAGATCAATGCATTGGAGAGGATCATTCCCACCATTCAGCCCAAGGTGATCACCAGGGAGGTGAAGAAAGTCGAACAGGACCCTGAGCTCATCAATGAATCCAAGAGGATTCGATCAGGCCTAGAAGGAGAGAAAATTGAGACAGACTCTCTGGTCAAGGAGGTCTCTCAACTCAAAATTCGGTATAGCGAGGTGGGGCAGTGGAAGCCCAAGGTCGAACTCAAGGAAATTGTCAATGAGATCTACCGCATAGATCCACAAACAGAGTCGGAGATAATGCGTCTGAAGAAAGATGTTCAAGACTTCAACAAGCAGCGTTCTGACTTACAGGACCAGATCACTCTGGTCATGGTCGATCTGGAAGCCCTGCGTTCCAAGAAGCCAAAGGTTGAGCTGAAGGAAGTCATCCAAGACGtggtgaaagaggagaggagccctgagaacgaaagagagatacagaggctCAATGATCAGGTGAACCATCTGCACCGTACTTACAATAATGTAGAGGACCAGATTAACCTCCTGAGAAAAGAGAGGGACGAGTGGAAAGCAGAAAAATCCAAGGTGGAGACAAAGCTGATGACCAAAGATATCTTCAAGTATGAGGATGATCCGCTCTTGGAGAAGGAGGCAGATCGGCTGAGAAAGGAGGTACGCGAAGAGCAACAGCGTCGCCGTACCACTGAGGAGATGGTGTTCGACCTGCAAAACAAGTACATCCAGCTGGAGAGACAAAAGCCAGAGGAAACAGTGGTGGTACAGGAGGTGGTGCGTCTACAGAAGGACCCCAAGCAGATAGTTGAGCATGATAAGCTTGGCAGGAACCTTGATGAGGAGGTTAAGTCCCGCAGGCAGCTAGAGCTTGAGATGCAAAAACTTAAAACCTTAGTGGAGGAGAAGGAGATCATCCTAAAGCAGAGTGACGAACATCAGATGAAGATTAAAGTGGAGTCTGAACTGAAACAGATCAAACTGCGCATCAAAGAGCTGGAGAATGCCCCACCGCCCGTCGAGGAGAATATCATTGTCGAGGAGGTCCTGAAAGTTGAGAGAGACCCTAGACTGGAGAGGATGACCAACGGTCTTCGCTCAGACATGGACAAGGAAACCAATGACGTCCTGAATATTCAGAGAAACATCAGGAACACAAATGTTAAGCTTGAGATCCTTCAGCGAGAAAAGGCCGTAGAGAAGACGGTGTACAAAGAGGTGATCCGGGTGGAGAAAGACCAGACTGTAGAAGCAGAGAGATACCGCCTGAAGGGCCTGGTGTCTCAGGAGAAACATGCCAGGCAGGACCTGGAGGATAAAATCAAACAGCTCTCTGACAAACTCAACCGACTGAATGGCACTCAGTCTTCTCGGGAAGAGACAAGTCTCATTCTGGCCAGGGACGCCTCGCAGAGGGAGAAAGACAACCTCACCCGGGAGCTGAAGAAGTTGGAGTCTGAGAGGCAAGACATCAGCTTATCGTTCCAGCAGCAGACCAAGCTGATGAGCGAGAGAAGTCAGATCAATAGGCAAAAGAGCGTCAAGATGGAGTCTGACATGCAGCGTCTGGAGAGGGAGATACTGGACGAGAAAGACACAATCCACCAGAAAGACAACACCATCAGGGAACTCCAGAGGGAAAAGAAGAAGGAAGACCATACAGAGACAAAGGAGACCAACGTCTCTACTAAAATCACCATCTTGGACCCTGATACTGCCAAAGAACTATCGCCATATGAAGCCTACCTGCAGGGACTGATCGACCGTACCCAGTACATGCATCTGCAAGAGCTGGAGTGCGATTGGGAGGAAATAACTTCCATGGGACCTAATGGGGAGACCTCTGTGCTGCAGGATCGCAAGAGCGGCAAGCAGTACTCTATCAAAAATGCCTTGAGAGATGGAAAACTGACCCAGTATGATCTGCAAAAATACAAGGATGGGAAAATGCCCATTTCAGAGTTTGCACTCCTTGTCGCAGGTGAAAAAGAAAAACAGCCCAAgttcaactcaatcacatcaaagTCAGCATCCTCGCTAAAGTCGTCCCCTACAAGCAGCGTCCCTGTTCCTGCCTCTAAGGAAAGATATCCTATCGCTGGTGTAATtgacacaaacactgacacatgCTTCTCCATACGCAGTGCAGTGGCCCGCAAGCTGATCGAAAGCGGCACAGCACAAAAGCTGTTGGAAGCGCAGGCTGCTACAGGGGGCATCGTTGACATCAACAACAAGGAGAGATACTCAATCCACAAAGCAGCCGAGAGGGACCTCATCGATTCGAGCCAACTGCAGAGTCTACTCAATGCCCAGAAAGCCTACACTGGCGTGGAGGACCCCACGACCAGAGAACGCCTGTCGGTGGGAGAGGCCGTCCTGAAAGGTTGGATGCCCAAAGAAACTGCCCTGCGTTACATGGAGGTGCAACACCTGACAGGAGGGCTGGTAAATCCCAACAACACGGAACGTGTGGGCATACGGGAGGCCATTGGAGCCAAGATGATTGACAGCACCATGATGAGAGAGCTTCAGGACGAGTACAACTACGCCAAGGAAATCGTCGACCCCACAACAAAGGATAAAATCAACTACAAGCAAGCGATGGCCCTCTGCAAGACAGATCCTCAGTCTGGCCTACTGATGCTACCTGCTTCCTCCAAAGTGTCTGGCAGCAGCTACATCCCTACATACAATTCTCATCGATTTTCTCCTAGATAA
- the ten1 gene encoding CST complex subunit TEN1 has translation MLPAPAVFHFLWEVNSGAVKEGDSVRTFGRLVSYQPEESKATLSIQHATRQHQVVVQTPFVEPFDPIIGAQYIVLGEIEKAEGGDGVMVHARVLNCVDGVNLALLQRGVTEQRSYFRERGESKGDAATAARPRAPL, from the exons ATGCTTCCAGCACCTGCAGTCTTTCATTTCCTTTGGGAAGTCAACTCTGGTGCAGTCAAGGAGGGAGATTCAGTGAGAACATTTGGAAG ATTGGTGAGTTACCAACCAGAGGAATCGAAGGCTACACTATCTATCCAGCATGCAACAAGACAGCACCAAGTTGTTGTTCAGACTCCATTTGTGGAACCCTTTGACCCCATCATTGGAGCCCAGTACATAGTTCTGGGCGAGATTGAAAAAGCAGAGG GAGGTGATGGTGTGATGGTCCATGCCCGTGTGCTGAACTGTGTGGATGGGGTGAACCTAGCCCTGCTACAGAGAGGTGTCACTGAACAGAGGAGCTacttcagagagaggggggagagcaaGGGAgatgctgctactgctgctcggCCACGTGCTCCTCTCTGA
- the acox1 gene encoding peroxisomal acyl-coenzyme A oxidase 1 isoform X1: MNPDITRERENATFNVEKLTHILDGGIEKTKRRREIESLVISDPDFQSEDLNFLSRSERYDAAVKKSAQMILKLREYGISDPEEIYCYKSCVHRGRSEPLDLHLAMFLPTLLNQASPEQMETFFIPAWNLEIIGTYAQTEMGHGTHLRGLETTATYDPATQEFVLNSPTITSIKWWPGGLGKTSNHAIVLAQLHTQGKCHGLHAFIVPLRSMNTHIPLPGVVVGDIGPKFGFDEVDNGYLKLENVRIPREHMLMKYAKVEADGTYVKPPSDKLTYGTMVFIRSMIVGEAGRALAKSCTIAIRYSSVRHQSEIRPGEPEPQIMDYQTQQYKLFPLLATAYAYKFVGQYMNDVYHRITGDISQGDFSELPELHALSAGLKAFTTWTASAGIEVCRMACGGHGYSRCSALPDIYVNFVPTCTYEGENTVMMLQTARFLIKSYRQASAGHQLSGIVSYLNESERSLQPQSVSSRPTVVNVNDLASLVEAYKLRAAKLVELAAKSIQQELQKRVSQEDAWNNSAIDLVRASDAHCHYVVVKLFAAKLGEIGDTGVHSVLSTLALLYALQGIQQHSGDFLQTGLLSVPQLSQVSQRLKELLAQLRPNAVALVDAFDYCDEMLNSVLGRYDGNVYEHMFEWARRSPLNKTEVHESYHKYLKPLQAKL; this comes from the exons ATGAATCCTGACATAACTAGAGAGCGTGAGAATGCTACATTTAACGTGGAGAAACTCACACATATTCTGGACGGAGGCATCGAGAAGACCAAAAGAAGAAGAGAAATTG AGTCACTGGTGATCAGTGACCCCGACTTCCAAAGTGAGGACCTCAACTTCCTGTCCAGGAGCGAGCGATACGATGCCGCGGTGAAGAAGAGTGCCCAGATGATCCTGAAGCTCAGAGAGTATGGCATCTCAGACCCTGAGGAAATCTACTGCTACAAGAG CTGTGTGCACCGTGGGCGGTCAGAGCCGCTGGACCTCCACCTGGCAATGTTCCTGCCCACTCTGCTGAACCAGGCCAGTCCTGAGCAGATGGAGACATTCTTCATACCCGCCTGGAACCTGGAGATCATCGGCACCTACGCACAGACGGAGATGGGCCACG GCACCCACCTCAGGGGGCTTGAAACCACGGCAACATATGACCCGGCCACCCAGGAGTTTGTCCTGAACAGCCCGACCATCACCTCCATCAAGTGGTGGCCTGGGGGAC TGGGTAAGACGTCTAACCACGCCATAGTTCTGGCCCAGCTCCACACCCAGGGGAAGTGTCACGGCCTGCACGCCTTCATCGTACCTCTCCGCagtatgaacacacacataccactGCCAG gtgTGGTGGTAGGCGACATAGGACCCAAGTTCGGCTTTGATGAGGTTGACAATGGTTACCTGAAATTGGAGAACGTACGAATTCCTCGCGAACACATGCTGATGAAATATGCAAAG GTGGAGGCAGACGGTACGTACGTGAAGCCTCCCAGTGACAAGCTGACCTACGGCACCATGGTGTTCATCAGGTCCATGATCGTAGGGGAAGCGGGCCGCGCCCTCGCCAAGTCCTGCACTATCGCCATCCGCTACAGTTCCGTACGGCACCAGTCTGAGATACGCCCAGG AGAGCCGGAGCCCCAGATCATGGACTACCAGACCCAACAGTACAAGCTGTTCCCCCTGCTGGCTACAGCCTATGCCTACAAATTTGTGGGTCAGTACATGAACGACGTCTACCACCGCATCACTGGAGACATCAGCCAGGGAGACTTCAGTGAACTACCAGAG CTCCATGCCCTGTCCGCGGGCCTGAAGGCCTTCACCACATGGACGGCCAGCGCGGGCATTGAGGTGTGTCGCATGGCGTGCGGCGGGCACGGCTACTCCCGCTGCAGCGCCCTCCCAGACATCTATGTTAACTTCGTGCCCACGTGCACCTACGAGGGAGAGAACACCGTCATGATGCTGCAGACCGCTag GTTCTTGATAAAGAGCTACCGGCAGGCGTCGGCAGGCCACCAGCTGAGTGGCATCGTGTCCTACCTGAACGAGTCAGAGCGTAGCCTGCAGCCCCAGTCTGTGTCCTCCCGACCCACTGTCGTCAACGTCAATGACCTGGCCAGCCTTGTGGAGGCTTACAAACTGCGAGCTGCCAA gCTGGTTGAGTTGGCAGCTAAGAGTATTCAGCAGGAGCTACAGAAGAGAGTCAGTCAGGAAGATGCCTGGAACAACAGCGCTATAGACCTGGTCAGAGCCTCTGAT GCCCACTGTCACTATGTGGTGGTGAAGCTGTTTGCAGCTAAGCTGGGGGAGATAGGAGACACGGGGGTTCACTCTGTCCTCAGCACCCTGGCCCTGCTCTATGCCCTCCAGGGCATCCAACAGCACAGTGGAGACTTCCTCCAG ACTGGTCTCCTGAGTGTGCCCCAGCTCTCCCAGGTGTCCCAGCGTCTGAAGGAGCTTCTGGCCCAGCTGAGGCCCAACGCCGTGGCCCTGGTGGACGCCTTCGACTACTGCGACGAAATGCTCAACTCCGTCCTGGGACGCTACGACGGCAACGTCTATGAGCACATGTTCGAGTGGGCCCGCCGCTCACCTCTCAACAAGACAGAG GTCCACGAGTCCTACCACAAGTACCTGAAACCCTTGCAGGCCAAGCTGTAA
- the acox1 gene encoding peroxisomal acyl-coenzyme A oxidase 1 isoform X2 yields the protein MNPDITRERENATFNVEKLTHILDGGIEKTKRRREIESLVISDPDFQSEDLNFLSRSERYDAAVKKSAQMILKLREYGISDPEEIYCYKSVFRGNHQEALGLHFVMFLPTLYTQCNKEQFKKWVPLAESFKALGTYAQTELGHGTHLRGLETTATYDPATQEFVLNSPTITSIKWWPGGLGKTSNHAIVLAQLHTQGKCHGLHAFIVPLRSMNTHIPLPGVVVGDIGPKFGFDEVDNGYLKLENVRIPREHMLMKYAKVEADGTYVKPPSDKLTYGTMVFIRSMIVGEAGRALAKSCTIAIRYSSVRHQSEIRPGEPEPQIMDYQTQQYKLFPLLATAYAYKFVGQYMNDVYHRITGDISQGDFSELPELHALSAGLKAFTTWTASAGIEVCRMACGGHGYSRCSALPDIYVNFVPTCTYEGENTVMMLQTARFLIKSYRQASAGHQLSGIVSYLNESERSLQPQSVSSRPTVVNVNDLASLVEAYKLRAAKLVELAAKSIQQELQKRVSQEDAWNNSAIDLVRASDAHCHYVVVKLFAAKLGEIGDTGVHSVLSTLALLYALQGIQQHSGDFLQTGLLSVPQLSQVSQRLKELLAQLRPNAVALVDAFDYCDEMLNSVLGRYDGNVYEHMFEWARRSPLNKTEVHESYHKYLKPLQAKL from the exons ATGAATCCTGACATAACTAGAGAGCGTGAGAATGCTACATTTAACGTGGAGAAACTCACACATATTCTGGACGGAGGCATCGAGAAGACCAAAAGAAGAAGAGAAATTG AGTCACTGGTGATCAGTGACCCCGACTTCCAAAGTGAGGACCTCAACTTCCTGTCCAGGAGCGAGCGATACGATGCCGCGGTGAAGAAGAGTGCCCAGATGATCCTGAAGCTCAGAGAGTATGGCATCTCAGACCCTGAGGAAATCTACTGCTACAAGAG CGTGTTTCGGGGCAACCATCAGGAGGCTCTGGGGCTCCACTTCGTCATGTTCCTCCCCACCCTGTACACCCAGTGTAACAAGGAGCAGTTCAAGAAGTGGGTCCCCCTGGCCGAGTCCTTCAAGGCCCTGGGCACCTACGCCCAGACAGAGTTGGGGCACG GCACCCACCTCAGGGGGCTTGAAACCACGGCAACATATGACCCGGCCACCCAGGAGTTTGTCCTGAACAGCCCGACCATCACCTCCATCAAGTGGTGGCCTGGGGGAC TGGGTAAGACGTCTAACCACGCCATAGTTCTGGCCCAGCTCCACACCCAGGGGAAGTGTCACGGCCTGCACGCCTTCATCGTACCTCTCCGCagtatgaacacacacataccactGCCAG gtgTGGTGGTAGGCGACATAGGACCCAAGTTCGGCTTTGATGAGGTTGACAATGGTTACCTGAAATTGGAGAACGTACGAATTCCTCGCGAACACATGCTGATGAAATATGCAAAG GTGGAGGCAGACGGTACGTACGTGAAGCCTCCCAGTGACAAGCTGACCTACGGCACCATGGTGTTCATCAGGTCCATGATCGTAGGGGAAGCGGGCCGCGCCCTCGCCAAGTCCTGCACTATCGCCATCCGCTACAGTTCCGTACGGCACCAGTCTGAGATACGCCCAGG AGAGCCGGAGCCCCAGATCATGGACTACCAGACCCAACAGTACAAGCTGTTCCCCCTGCTGGCTACAGCCTATGCCTACAAATTTGTGGGTCAGTACATGAACGACGTCTACCACCGCATCACTGGAGACATCAGCCAGGGAGACTTCAGTGAACTACCAGAG CTCCATGCCCTGTCCGCGGGCCTGAAGGCCTTCACCACATGGACGGCCAGCGCGGGCATTGAGGTGTGTCGCATGGCGTGCGGCGGGCACGGCTACTCCCGCTGCAGCGCCCTCCCAGACATCTATGTTAACTTCGTGCCCACGTGCACCTACGAGGGAGAGAACACCGTCATGATGCTGCAGACCGCTag GTTCTTGATAAAGAGCTACCGGCAGGCGTCGGCAGGCCACCAGCTGAGTGGCATCGTGTCCTACCTGAACGAGTCAGAGCGTAGCCTGCAGCCCCAGTCTGTGTCCTCCCGACCCACTGTCGTCAACGTCAATGACCTGGCCAGCCTTGTGGAGGCTTACAAACTGCGAGCTGCCAA gCTGGTTGAGTTGGCAGCTAAGAGTATTCAGCAGGAGCTACAGAAGAGAGTCAGTCAGGAAGATGCCTGGAACAACAGCGCTATAGACCTGGTCAGAGCCTCTGAT GCCCACTGTCACTATGTGGTGGTGAAGCTGTTTGCAGCTAAGCTGGGGGAGATAGGAGACACGGGGGTTCACTCTGTCCTCAGCACCCTGGCCCTGCTCTATGCCCTCCAGGGCATCCAACAGCACAGTGGAGACTTCCTCCAG ACTGGTCTCCTGAGTGTGCCCCAGCTCTCCCAGGTGTCCCAGCGTCTGAAGGAGCTTCTGGCCCAGCTGAGGCCCAACGCCGTGGCCCTGGTGGACGCCTTCGACTACTGCGACGAAATGCTCAACTCCGTCCTGGGACGCTACGACGGCAACGTCTATGAGCACATGTTCGAGTGGGCCCGCCGCTCACCTCTCAACAAGACAGAG GTCCACGAGTCCTACCACAAGTACCTGAAACCCTTGCAGGCCAAGCTGTAA